From Nostoc sp. KVJ3, the proteins below share one genomic window:
- a CDS encoding type II toxin-antitoxin system ParD family antitoxin gives MNISLTPELEAFVQKQVESGLYHSQSEVIREGLRLLKRFNDHSEEYKLWLNEQIAIGLGQLDNGQSLTAEGARLRIRNKAQKFMKPLCDEPKTLCSL, from the coding sequence ATGAATATTTCCCTGACTCCTGAGCTAGAAGCGTTCGTGCAGAAACAGGTTGAGTCTGGTTTGTACCATTCTCAAAGTGAAGTGATTCGGGAAGGATTGCGTCTGTTGAAACGCTTTAACGACCATTCCGAGGAATATAAACTGTGGCTCAATGAACAGATTGCCATTGGTCTAGGCCAACTTGACAATGGCCAAAGTCTGACCGCCGAAGGCGCACGCTTACGCATTCGTAACAAGGCGCAAAAGTTTATGAAACCCCTGTGTGATGAACCCAAAACCTTATGTTCTCTCTGA
- a CDS encoding type II toxin-antitoxin system RelE/ParE family toxin: MNPKPYVLSEQAEEDLALIYAYIARDNTDAAERMLDKLLSACELLTDNPRIGQYRSDLTPLPVRFGWCIPAIS, from the coding sequence ATGAACCCAAAACCTTATGTTCTCTCTGAGCAAGCAGAAGAAGACTTGGCTTTGATTTACGCTTATATTGCGCGAGATAATACAGATGCTGCCGAACGGATGCTTGATAAACTTCTTTCGGCCTGTGAGTTGCTGACAGATAATCCCAGGATCGGGCAGTATCGTTCTGACCTAACACCGTTACCCGTTCGTTTTGGTTGGTGCATCCCCGCTATTTCCTGA